A part of Deinococcus aerius genomic DNA contains:
- a CDS encoding ABC transporter substrate-binding protein: MRSLSSLLRAALLLGLGQAALASPITLKHELGKATFTAAPGRVIANSEEVAELLTVLGVPTVGYASGRVEGQLGQPMRNLSTLAAPTLKRAVYIGRYDQPSLELVAALKPDLILMHGGDGSEKLYPTMRKFAPTVVYDYDKTPWRKALGDLGRLFGKSAQANAYLNTFDARVRALRAQMAPVAARAPRTTLLYMYEPGSVMVLGRGFSFSRTLAQLGLTLTTPKGIDPNVAFQTLSPETLLTLDTDRVVVLRVKKGGQLVERNATDDVLRRLGKPVFTYPLDPQEASSGPLTDLKRLEGVAKLVRR; encoded by the coding sequence GTGCGTTCACTTTCTTCTCTCCTCCGCGCGGCCCTTCTGCTCGGTCTGGGGCAGGCGGCCCTGGCCTCGCCCATCACCCTGAAGCACGAGTTGGGCAAGGCCACCTTCACCGCCGCGCCCGGGCGCGTGATCGCCAACAGCGAGGAGGTGGCCGAACTCCTCACCGTGCTGGGGGTGCCCACCGTCGGGTATGCGTCGGGCCGGGTGGAGGGCCAGCTCGGGCAACCGATGAGGAACCTCTCCACCCTGGCGGCGCCCACCCTGAAGCGCGCGGTCTACATCGGCAGGTACGACCAGCCCTCGCTGGAACTCGTCGCGGCCCTGAAACCCGACCTGATCCTCATGCACGGTGGCGACGGCAGCGAGAAGCTCTACCCGACGATGCGGAAGTTCGCGCCCACCGTGGTCTACGACTACGACAAGACGCCCTGGCGAAAGGCGCTGGGGGACCTGGGGCGGCTGTTCGGCAAGTCGGCGCAGGCGAACGCCTACCTGAACACCTTCGATGCGCGCGTGCGGGCGTTGCGGGCGCAGATGGCGCCAGTCGCCGCCCGCGCGCCCCGCACCACGCTCCTGTACATGTACGAGCCCGGCAGCGTGATGGTGCTGGGCCGGGGCTTCAGCTTCTCCAGAACCCTGGCCCAACTCGGCCTGACCCTCACCACCCCGAAGGGCATTGACCCCAACGTGGCTTTCCAGACGCTGTCGCCGGAGACCCTGCTGACGCTCGACACGGACCGGGTGGTCGTGCTGCGCGTGAAAAAGGGCGGGCAACTGGTGGAGCGCAACGCCACCGACGACGTGCTGAGGCGGCTGGGCAAGCCGGTGTTCACGTACCCGCTCGATCCCCAGGAGGCGTCCAGCGGGCCGCTGACCGATCTCAAGCGGCTGGAGGGCGTGGCCAAGCTCGTGAGGCGCTGA
- a CDS encoding trans-sulfuration enzyme family protein, which translates to MSTPDYDLTTLAARAGEEARPGASVPLVEPIYQSTVYAFPDLDALERAMSGEEPSSFYYRNGTPNAATLERALASLEGTEAALVAGSGMAAISAALLGVLRAGDHVVADARVYGVTYALLAEEFPRLGITVTFVDACDLPEVEAAFRPETRMLHVESLTNPLLTVPDVPRLAELAHAREAVLSVDNTFASPAVFRPARHGADLVTHSVSKYLSGHSTAFGGVVCGRADLIAAARTRLLRLGGTMSAFDAWMTLQGLKTLGLRMRAHSGNAQAVADVLANHPRVRAVYHPGLTGHPQFDLAQDLFPNGFGGMLSADIGDAPAFVRALAGKIPLAPSLADVVSTLSWPWGTSHRALPEAERRRLGITPNLLRLSIGIEDIGDLLSDIEGALEAG; encoded by the coding sequence GTGAGCACCCCCGACTACGACCTGACCACCCTCGCTGCCCGCGCGGGCGAGGAGGCGCGGCCTGGCGCCTCCGTGCCCCTCGTCGAGCCGATCTACCAGTCTACCGTGTACGCCTTTCCCGACCTTGACGCGCTGGAACGGGCCATGAGCGGGGAGGAGCCGTCGAGCTTCTACTACCGCAACGGCACGCCGAACGCGGCGACGCTGGAACGCGCCCTCGCCTCGCTGGAGGGCACCGAGGCCGCCCTGGTCGCCGGGAGTGGGATGGCGGCGATCAGCGCCGCCTTGCTGGGCGTGCTTCGGGCGGGGGACCACGTCGTCGCCGACGCCCGCGTCTACGGCGTGACCTACGCCCTGCTCGCCGAGGAGTTCCCGCGCCTGGGCATTACGGTCACCTTCGTGGACGCCTGCGACCTGCCCGAGGTCGAGGCCGCCTTCCGCCCCGAGACGCGGATGCTGCACGTCGAGAGCCTGACCAACCCGCTGCTGACGGTGCCGGACGTGCCCCGGCTGGCCGAACTGGCCCACGCGCGCGAGGCCGTGCTGAGCGTGGACAACACCTTTGCCAGCCCCGCCGTGTTCCGCCCCGCCCGGCACGGCGCCGACCTCGTGACCCACTCGGTGAGCAAGTACCTCAGCGGGCACTCCACGGCGTTCGGGGGCGTGGTCTGCGGGCGGGCGGACCTGATCGCCGCCGCGCGCACCCGGCTGTTGCGGCTGGGGGGCACCATGAGCGCCTTCGATGCGTGGATGACCCTTCAGGGCCTCAAGACGCTGGGGCTGCGGATGCGCGCCCACTCCGGCAACGCGCAGGCCGTCGCGGACGTGCTCGCCAACCATCCCCGGGTGCGGGCGGTGTACCACCCCGGCCTCACGGGCCACCCCCAGTTCGACCTCGCACAGGACCTCTTCCCGAACGGCTTCGGCGGGATGCTCAGCGCCGACATCGGGGACGCCCCCGCCTTCGTCCGCGCGCTCGCCGGGAAGATTCCCCTCGCCCCCAGCCTCGCCGACGTGGTGAGCACCCTCTCCTGGCCCTGGGGCACCTCGCACCGCGCCCTGCCGGAGGCCGAGCGCCGCCGCCTGGGAATCACCCCCAACCTGCTGCGCCTGAGTATCGGCATCGAGGACATCGGCGACCTGCTCTCGGACATCGAGGGGGCACTGGAGGCGGGATGA
- a CDS encoding nitroreductase family protein, with product MTTDSPTRPTRTPGEVRAFYDAHRTVRHYVTREDGTPLPLPADHLDTILYAAQRAPTDATAQLYSLIRLVSPEVRTRVAELTTNAHIATASEAFVVCLDVRRVGRVLEVAGQEVGHWPAIAVHFGIGDAVMAGQNLLTAAEMLGYQGCWIGGVLNGLEGILDLLELPAGVLPFAALTVGTPAEQPPLRPRVPRPLVVHEDRYRDGTEEELREAIEVMNPIAARRGQPGDWVRLLRAYFSPGGSMEKREPHLVAALKRQGLWAGGE from the coding sequence ATGACCACCGACTCGCCCACCCGCCCCACCCGCACGCCGGGGGAGGTGCGGGCCTTTTACGACGCCCACCGCACCGTCCGCCACTACGTCACCCGGGAGGACGGGACGCCGCTGCCACTGCCCGCCGATCACCTCGACACCATCCTCTACGCCGCCCAGCGCGCCCCGACGGACGCGACCGCGCAACTCTACTCGCTCATCCGCCTCGTGAGTCCCGAGGTTAGGACTCGCGTGGCCGAACTCACCACGAACGCGCACATCGCCACGGCCTCCGAGGCATTCGTGGTCTGCCTCGACGTGCGGCGGGTGGGCCGGGTGTTGGAGGTCGCGGGGCAGGAGGTCGGCCACTGGCCCGCTATCGCCGTCCACTTCGGCATCGGCGACGCGGTGATGGCCGGGCAGAACCTGCTGACTGCCGCCGAGATGCTGGGGTACCAGGGCTGCTGGATCGGCGGCGTGCTCAACGGGCTGGAGGGCATTCTCGACCTGCTGGAACTCCCCGCCGGGGTGCTGCCCTTCGCGGCCCTGACAGTTGGCACTCCCGCTGAGCAGCCGCCCCTGCGCCCGCGCGTCCCCCGCCCCCTCGTCGTCCACGAGGACCGTTACCGGGACGGGACGGAGGAGGAGTTGCGGGAGGCCATCGAAGTGATGAATCCCATCGCCGCGCGTCGGGGCCAGCCGGGGGACTGGGTGCGGCTGCTGCGGGCCTACTTCTCGCCGGGGGGCAGCATGGAAAAGCGCGAGCCGCACCTCGTCGCCGCGCTGAAGAGGCAGGGGTTGTGGGCGGGGGGGGAATAG
- a CDS encoding endonuclease dU yields the protein MFSHAIGFDDAPFARGHRGDVPVFGTVFARHTLHAVVSGRVRRDGRNSTDELTRLVGTSGAAEHLHLILLQGVALAGFNVVDAHALGRATGLPVLIVARRAPDLDRIRRALLTRVPGGARKWRLIEALGPMEPCRGVMVQRVGLTFPQAEVALAGLTVTGRIPEPLRAAHLIAGGVTRGSSRGGRV from the coding sequence ATGTTCTCCCACGCCATCGGTTTTGACGACGCTCCCTTTGCCCGGGGACACCGGGGTGACGTGCCCGTGTTCGGCACCGTCTTCGCGCGGCACACCCTCCACGCGGTCGTGAGCGGGCGGGTGCGGCGCGACGGGCGCAACAGCACCGACGAACTTACCCGGCTGGTGGGGACGAGCGGGGCGGCAGAACACCTGCACCTGATCCTCCTCCAGGGGGTGGCGCTGGCGGGCTTCAACGTGGTGGACGCTCACGCCCTGGGCCGGGCAACCGGGCTGCCCGTCCTGATCGTGGCCCGCCGCGCCCCTGACCTGGACCGCATCCGCCGGGCGCTCCTGACCCGCGTTCCGGGTGGGGCGCGCAAGTGGCGGCTGATCGAGGCGCTCGGCCCGATGGAACCCTGCCGGGGGGTGATGGTCCAGCGGGTGGGCCTGACGTTCCCGCAGGCGGAGGTGGCCCTCGCGGGCCTGACCGTCACGGGCCGCATTCCCGAGCCGCTGCGCGCCGCCCACCTCATCGCCGGGGGGGTCACGCGGGGGAGCAGCCGGGGTGGGCGGGTATAG